The sequence TGACCATCGCCGGCAAGCAGGAGCGCGAGTCCCGGCTCGACGAGATCAAGGCGTCCGCCGCCGAGAAGCTCGCCGAGCGGTTCGAGGGCCGCGAGAAGGAGATCTCCGCCGCCTACCGCGCCGTCACCAAGAAGCTGGTCCGCGAGCGGGTGATCCGCGACGGGCTGCGCATCGACGGCCGCGGGCTGAAGGACATCCGCCAGCTGACCGCCGAGGCGCACGTCGTCCCGCGCGTGCACGGCTCGGCGCTGTTCGAGCGCGGCGAGACGCAGATCCTCGGCGTGACGACGCTGAACATGCTCCGCATGGAGCAGACGATCGACACGCTGAACCCCGAGCGCACCAAGCGCTACATGCACAACTACAACTTCCCGCCGTACTCCACCGGCGAGACCGGCCGGGTCGGCTCCCCGAAGCGCCGCGAGATCGGGCACGGCGCGCTCGCCGAGCGCGCCCTGATCCCGGTGCTGCCCTCGCGCGAGGAGTTCCCGTACGCGATCCGGCAGGTGTCGGAGGCGCTCAGCTCCAACGGCTCCACCTCGATGGGCTCGGTGTGCGCGTCCACCATGTCGCTGCTGGACGCGGGCGTCCCGCTCCGGCAGATGGTGGCGGGCATCGCGATGGGCCTGATCAACGACGGTGACGAGTACGTCACGCTGACCGACATCCTCGGCGCCGAGGACGCGTTCGGCGACATGGACTTCAAGGTCGCCGGCACCCGTGACCTGATCACCGCGCTGCAGCTCGACACCAAGCTCGACGGCATCCCGGCCTCGGTGCTGGCCGCCGCGCTGAAGCAGGCCAAGGGCGCCCGCCTGGCGATCCTGGACGTCATGCAGGAGGCCATCGAGGCGCCCGCCGAGATGAGCCCGAACGCGCCGCGGATCATCACGATCAAGGTCCCGGTCGACAAGATCGGCGAGGTCATCGGCCCCAAGGGCAAGATGATCAACTCGATCCAGGACGACACCGGCGCGGACATCACGATCGAGGACGACGGCACCATCTACGTCGGCGCCACCGACGGGCCGTCCGCCGAGGCCGCGCGGCAGGCGATCAACTCGATCGCCAACCCGCACATGCCGGAGGTCGGCGAGCGGTTCCTCGGCACCGTCGTCAAGACCACCACGTTCGGCGCGTTCGTGTCGCTGCTGCCCGGCAAGGACGGCCTGCTGCACGTCTCGCAGATCCGCAAGTTGCACGGCGGCGCACGGATCGAGAACGTCGAGGACGTCATGGGCGTCGGCGAGAAGATCCAGGTCGAGGTCACCGAGATCGACCAGCGCGGCAAGCTGTCGCTGGTGCCGGTCGAGGTGGTCGAGCGCGAGTCCGCCGGGAAGGCCGAGGCGGACGGCGGCGACGAGCCCGCCTCCGCGTCCGCCGACGGTGACGGCGACTCCGGCGAGCGCCGGGAGCGCCGCGACGACGGCGACCGGCGCGGTCCGCGGCGCCGCCGCACCCGCCGCGGGTCCGACGACGACGCCGGCCAGCGCAACTCCTGATCCAGGCCATGACCGGCCGGCCGGGCCCGCAGCGCTGTGAAAGCTGCGGGACGGCCGGCCGGCCGCTTTCCCCCGACGGAATGTGAGCGACACGTGACCCTGCCGGCGAGGGCGCAGGAGCCCGGCACCACCACCACGATCCACACCGACGGCGCCGGCGCGGTCCGCCGCACCGTCCTGCCCGGCGGGCTGAGGGTCATCACCGAGACGATGCCGACCGTGCGCTCCGCGGCGTTCGGCATCTGGGCGGCGGTCGGCTCCCGCGACGAGGTCCCCGCCGACGCCGGCGCCAGCCACTACCTGGAGCACGTGCTGTTCAAGGGCACCCGGCGGCGGTCGGCCCTGGAGATCTCCGCGGCGGTCGACGCGGTCGGCGGCGACCTCAACGCGTTCACCGCCAAGGAGTACACCTGCTACTACGCGCGGGTCCTGGACTCCGACCTGCCCCTCGCGGTGGACGTGGTCTCGGACATGGTGGCGGCGTCGGTGAACCGGCCCGAGGACGTCGAGGCCGAGCGCGGCGTGATCCTCGAAGAGATCCACATGCGCGACGACGACCCGGGCGACCTGATCCACGACGAGTTCGCCACGGCGCTGTACGGTGACACCCCGCTCGGGCGCCCCATCCTCGGCACCGAGGAGTCGATCAACGCGCTGTCCCGGGACCGGATCCACGACTACTACCGGCAGCACTACGTCCCGTCCAACCTGGTGGTGTCGGTGGCGGGCAACATCGACCACGACGAGGTCGTCCGGCTGGTGTCGGAGGCGTTCGCCGAGCACCTGCACGGCGACGCCGCGCCCGCCGCGCCCCGGCTGGACGGCGCGCCCGTCCCCCTGGACCCGCGCAGCGTGGTGATCGACAAGGACACCGAGCAGGCGCACATCATCCTCGGCGGCGCGGGCACGTCCCGCACCGACGATCGCCGGTTCGCGCTCGGCGTGCTGAACGCCGCCCTCGGCGGCGGCATGTCGTCCCGCCTCTTCCAGGAGATCCGCGAGAAGCGCGGCCTGGCGTACTCCGTCTACAGCTACACGGCCCAGTACGCCGACTCCGGCGTCTTCGGCGTCTACGCGGGCTGCCAGCCCGCCAAGGCCGAGGAGGTCCTGTCGATCTGCCGGGACGAGCTGGCCAAGGCCGCCGACGGCCTCGACGACGAGGAACTGGAACGCGGCAAGGGCCAGCTGCGCGGCGCCATGGTCCTCGGCCTGGAGGACACCGGCTCCCGGATGAGCCGCATCGGCAAGAGCGAGCTGGTCTACGAGTCGCTGCTGCGCGTGGACGAGGTCCTGGCGCGCATCGAGGCCGTCACGCCCGACGACGTCCGCGCCATCGCCCGCGACGTGCTGGCGGGCCCGCAGGCCCTCACCGTGATCGGCCCGGTGGGGGACCGCGAGTTCGGAGCCTGACGATCCGCTGACTTGTTAAACGGACCAGGGTCCGCTAATCTCCGGAGGAGTAAGCGGACCTTGGTCCGTATTTTCGGGTGAGAGGACCCTCATGTCCCGTCTGCTGCACATCTCCGCATCCCCGCGGGGCGCCGCGTCCGAGTCGCTGGCGATGGCCGAAGCGTTCCTGGACGCCTATCGCGAGACCCACGGCGACGCCGTCGACCACCTCGACCTCTGGGAGGCCGGCCTTCCCGCGTTCGGCTCGGCCGGGGCCGGCGCCAAGATGAACGTGCTCGCGGGGAACGAGCCGTCCGGCGAGGAGGCCGCCATGTGGAGGGCCGCCCGGGACGTTTTCGAGCACTACGACTCCTACGACCGCTACCTGTTCAGCGTCCCGATGTGGAACTCCGGCGTCCCCTACATCCTCAAGCAGTTCATCGACGTCGTCTCGCAGCCCGGCTGGGTGTTCCGCTTCGACCCCGAGAAGGGCTACAGCGGTCTCCTGGAGGGCAAGAAGGCGGCCGTGGTCTACACCAGCGCCGTCTACGGGGAGGGCCGCGGGCCCGCGTTCGGCCGCGACCACCAGGCCCCGTTCCTCGAAGGCTGGCTGCGCTGGACGGGGGTCACCGACATCGGCACCGCCGAGTTCCGCCCGAACCTCGCCACCGCCGACGCCGAGACCGGGCGCCGCTCCGCGCACGCCGAGGCGCGCGAGCTGGGCAAGCGCTTCTGACGATAGGCTCGGGACGACGTCAACCGGGAGGAACACGTGATCAAGGTCGGGGTGCTGGGCGCGCAGGGCCGGATGGGCGCCGAGGTGTGCCGCGCCGTGCAGGGAGCCGACGACATGGAGCTCGTCGCCGCCGTCGACCAGGGCGACGCGCTCGACGCGCTGACCGCCGCCGAGGTCGTCGTCGACTTCACCCACCCCGGCGTCGTCATGGACAACCTCCGGTGGTGCGTCGAGCGCGGCCTGCACGCCGTCGTCGGCACCACCGGCTTCGACCCGTCCCGGCTCGACACGGTCCGCTCCTGGCTGACCGACGAGTCGTCCGGGAACGTGGTCATCGCCCCGAACTTCGGGATCGGCGCGGTGCTGATGATGCACTTCGCGCAGAAGGCGGCCCCGTACTTCGAGTCCGTCGAGATCGTCGAGACGCACCACCCGAACAAGGCGGACGCCCCGTCCGGCACCGCCTACCGCACCGCCGAGCTGGTCGCCGCCGCCCGCGCCGAGGCGGGCGTGGCCCCGTCCCCTGACGCCACGACCTCCGGGGTCGAGGGCGCCCGCGGCGCCGACGTGGACGGCGTCCGCGTGCACGCCGTCCGCATGTCCGGCGCCGTCGCCCACCAGGAGGTGGTCCTCGGCGGCCACGGCGAGCTGTTCACCATCCGGCACGACTCGATGAACCGCGAGTCGTTCATGCCCGGCGTCCTGCTGGCCGTCCGCAAGGTCCCCGAGCTCGACCGCCTCACGGTCGGCATCGAGGCCCTCCTCGGCCTGTGATGGACTTCGACGCCGAGCCCTGGGACTACCTCGCCGCGTCCGAGGCGATCGACATCGAGCACCCGCTCGTCCAGTCGATCGCCTCGGAGCTGCGCACCGGCGACGACATCGCCTACGCCCGGGCGGCGTTCGACCATGTCCGCGACCTGATCCCGCACTCCATGGACACCGGCGACACCCGCGTCCCCTGGCGGGCCTCCGACGTCCTCGAACAGCGCACCGGCCTGTGCTTCGCCCAGTCCCACGCCTACGTCGCCCTCCTGCGCGCGGGCGGCGTCCAGGCGGGCCTGTGCTACCAGCAGCGCCCCGGTTTCGTCCACGGCCTCGCCGCCGCCCTCATCGACGACCGGTGGGTCCGACTCGACCCCCGGGACCCGGCCGTGCGCTTCTCGGCCTCCGCCGATGCCCTGGCCTACCCGGACGACCCGATCCTCCCGACCGTCCACGCGGCCCCGCACCCCACGGTCCTGGACGCCCTGAAGGGCATGACGACGCTCACCGCGTCGGCCCTCCCCGCCACGCTGGGTCAGCCGGAGTAGACGAGGTCGAGGGCGGCCAGGCGGTCGGGGTCGGCGAGGATGTCGATCGCGGTGACCCTTCCTTCCGCGACCGTGAAGGACAGGACGGACTGCGGGCGCCCGTCCTCGAACCAGACGATCCCGGCGGTCCCGTTGACCAGGGCGTGCATGATCTGGCCCTGCGCCGTCCTGCGGAACCTGATGGCCTGCCCGGCGACGTTCTCGGCGCCGACGACCTGCGTCCAGCCGCCGGGGATGGCGCCGACGTCGGCGCGCAGCACCACGTCCGGGTCGAGGACGGCGACGAGCGCCTCGAAGTCGCCGCCGTTGGCCGCGGCGTTGAAGGCGTCGACGACCGCGCGCTGGCGGGCCGGGTCGCGCTCGGGATCCGGGGCCGTCCCGCGCACCCGCCGGCGGGCACGGCTGGCCAGCTGGCGGGCGGCGGCAGGCGACCGTCCCACGATGGGTGCGATCTCCTCGAACGGCACCCCGAACGTGTCGTGCAGGACGAAGGCCAGCCGCTCGGCGGGGGTGAGGGACTGCAGGACGACCAAAAGCGCGAGCCCGACCGAGTCGGCCACCAGAGCCGTGTACTCGGGGTCGGGGGCGGCGCTGACGACCGGGTCGGGCAGGCGCTCCTCCAGCGGGTCCTCGCGGCGGGACGTGCGCGAGCGCAGCATGTCCAGGCACACCCGTCCCACGACGGTCGTCAGCCAGCCGCCCAGGTTGTCGATGTCGCCCGCGTTGGAGCGGCTGAGCTTGAGCCAGGCCTCCTGGACGGCGTCGTCCGCCTCCGCGAGCGAGCCCAGCATCCGGTAGGCGACCGCCTTCAGATGCGTGCGGTGCCCCTCGAACCGCTCGGCCAGGAACTCGCGCTCGTCCATCACGTCCCCCTCTGTACCTCTAGGTCACCACACTGACGGACGCCGCGCGCAGAATGTGACCGGGGTTGTGCGGGGACCGGGGCGAGCCTAACGTTCGGCAGGTGGATGCGACGTTCGCGCGGGACATGTGGAAGGCCCTGGAGCCGCTGCACGCGGTGACGTACTTCGCCGAGGAGTGCCGGACGGCCAACAAGGACGTCGGCCTCAAGGGCTTCTGGATGGGTTACTTCGGGAGCCGTGGAGCGCCGCTCGGCCGGGCCTCCGCAGGGACGATCCAGGCGACCTTCTTCGGCTTCCACCCGGCCCGCGTACGGCGGGCGGTCCCGGACGCGTGGGAGTTCGCGTCCCCCGAGAGCATCCTCGTCGCCCGGAGCGAGGCGGCAGCGCGCGCCCTTCGCAGGACCTTCCCCGGCATCGAGGACGTGGCGGTCGACGCAGCGCCGCTCCTGCAGGAGGTCGTGATGGCGGCGGACGCCTCCGGCCGCCCGCTGTTCGCGGCCAACCGTGATCTGCCCCTCCCCGAGAACCCGGTGGAGGCGCTCTGGCAGGCGACCACGTCCTTGCGCGAGCACCGCGGGGACGGGCACGTCGCCCTTCTCACCGCGGAGGGCCTGAGCGGCTTGGAGGCAAACGTCCTGGCGTGCGCCATGGGGATCGTCCCTCCGGAGCGGCTACGGGAAAGCCGCGGCTGGTCGCCCGAGGAATGGGACGAGGCGTCCGAGGCACTCGCCCGACGCGGCCTCGTGGCCGAGGCGGAGGCCACCGAAGCCGGACGCGCTCTGAAAGCGCACATCGAGCAGCGCACCGACGAACTGGCGGCAGCCCC is a genomic window of Actinomadura citrea containing:
- a CDS encoding polyribonucleotide nucleotidyltransferase, which codes for MRRFPVTEAVRIEGAQTTEAVIDNGTFGTRTIRFETGRLARQAAGSAVAYLDDETMVLSATTASKKPKDNLDFFPLTVDVEERMYAAGRIPGSFFRREGRPSEDAILTCRLIDRPLRPSFTKGLRNEIQVVETIMALHPDHLYDVVAINAASMSTQLAGLPFSGPIGGVRVALIDGQWVGFPTHPELERATFDMVVAGRVLADGDVAIMMVEAESTRDTIKLVGEGATAPTEETVAEGLEAAKPFIKVLCKAQSDLAAVAAKETAEYPIFLDYQDDVLAAVTDAVSGDLAQALTIAGKQERESRLDEIKASAAEKLAERFEGREKEISAAYRAVTKKLVRERVIRDGLRIDGRGLKDIRQLTAEAHVVPRVHGSALFERGETQILGVTTLNMLRMEQTIDTLNPERTKRYMHNYNFPPYSTGETGRVGSPKRREIGHGALAERALIPVLPSREEFPYAIRQVSEALSSNGSTSMGSVCASTMSLLDAGVPLRQMVAGIAMGLINDGDEYVTLTDILGAEDAFGDMDFKVAGTRDLITALQLDTKLDGIPASVLAAALKQAKGARLAILDVMQEAIEAPAEMSPNAPRIITIKVPVDKIGEVIGPKGKMINSIQDDTGADITIEDDGTIYVGATDGPSAEAARQAINSIANPHMPEVGERFLGTVVKTTTFGAFVSLLPGKDGLLHVSQIRKLHGGARIENVEDVMGVGEKIQVEVTEIDQRGKLSLVPVEVVERESAGKAEADGGDEPASASADGDGDSGERRERRDDGDRRGPRRRRTRRGSDDDAGQRNS
- a CDS encoding M16 family metallopeptidase; translation: MTLPARAQEPGTTTTIHTDGAGAVRRTVLPGGLRVITETMPTVRSAAFGIWAAVGSRDEVPADAGASHYLEHVLFKGTRRRSALEISAAVDAVGGDLNAFTAKEYTCYYARVLDSDLPLAVDVVSDMVAASVNRPEDVEAERGVILEEIHMRDDDPGDLIHDEFATALYGDTPLGRPILGTEESINALSRDRIHDYYRQHYVPSNLVVSVAGNIDHDEVVRLVSEAFAEHLHGDAAPAAPRLDGAPVPLDPRSVVIDKDTEQAHIILGGAGTSRTDDRRFALGVLNAALGGGMSSRLFQEIREKRGLAYSVYSYTAQYADSGVFGVYAGCQPAKAEEVLSICRDELAKAADGLDDEELERGKGQLRGAMVLGLEDTGSRMSRIGKSELVYESLLRVDEVLARIEAVTPDDVRAIARDVLAGPQALTVIGPVGDREFGA
- a CDS encoding FMN-dependent NADH-azoreductase is translated as MSRLLHISASPRGAASESLAMAEAFLDAYRETHGDAVDHLDLWEAGLPAFGSAGAGAKMNVLAGNEPSGEEAAMWRAARDVFEHYDSYDRYLFSVPMWNSGVPYILKQFIDVVSQPGWVFRFDPEKGYSGLLEGKKAAVVYTSAVYGEGRGPAFGRDHQAPFLEGWLRWTGVTDIGTAEFRPNLATADAETGRRSAHAEARELGKRF
- the dapB gene encoding 4-hydroxy-tetrahydrodipicolinate reductase, which translates into the protein MIKVGVLGAQGRMGAEVCRAVQGADDMELVAAVDQGDALDALTAAEVVVDFTHPGVVMDNLRWCVERGLHAVVGTTGFDPSRLDTVRSWLTDESSGNVVIAPNFGIGAVLMMHFAQKAAPYFESVEIVETHHPNKADAPSGTAYRTAELVAAARAEAGVAPSPDATTSGVEGARGADVDGVRVHAVRMSGAVAHQEVVLGGHGELFTIRHDSMNRESFMPGVLLAVRKVPELDRLTVGIEALLGL
- a CDS encoding transglutaminase-like domain-containing protein, translated to MDFDAEPWDYLAASEAIDIEHPLVQSIASELRTGDDIAYARAAFDHVRDLIPHSMDTGDTRVPWRASDVLEQRTGLCFAQSHAYVALLRAGGVQAGLCYQQRPGFVHGLAAALIDDRWVRLDPRDPAVRFSASADALAYPDDPILPTVHAAPHPTVLDALKGMTTLTASALPATLGQPE
- the sigJ gene encoding RNA polymerase sigma factor SigJ; its protein translation is MDEREFLAERFEGHRTHLKAVAYRMLGSLAEADDAVQEAWLKLSRSNAGDIDNLGGWLTTVVGRVCLDMLRSRTSRREDPLEERLPDPVVSAAPDPEYTALVADSVGLALLVVLQSLTPAERLAFVLHDTFGVPFEEIAPIVGRSPAAARQLASRARRRVRGTAPDPERDPARQRAVVDAFNAAANGGDFEALVAVLDPDVVLRADVGAIPGGWTQVVGAENVAGQAIRFRRTAQGQIMHALVNGTAGIVWFEDGRPQSVLSFTVAEGRVTAIDILADPDRLAALDLVYSG
- a CDS encoding SCO6745 family protein — encoded protein: MDATFARDMWKALEPLHAVTYFAEECRTANKDVGLKGFWMGYFGSRGAPLGRASAGTIQATFFGFHPARVRRAVPDAWEFASPESILVARSEAAARALRRTFPGIEDVAVDAAPLLQEVVMAADASGRPLFAANRDLPLPENPVEALWQATTSLREHRGDGHVALLTAEGLSGLEANVLACAMGIVPPERLRESRGWSPEEWDEASEALARRGLVAEAEATEAGRALKAHIEQRTDELAAAPYTVLADPRPLYESLVPASKALATEMPFPNPIGLPRLA